A DNA window from Arachis hypogaea cultivar Tifrunner chromosome 18, arahy.Tifrunner.gnm2.J5K5, whole genome shotgun sequence contains the following coding sequences:
- the LOC112770101 gene encoding uncharacterized protein yields the protein MAPYEALYGQKCQSSLCWYESGEASVLGPEVIVETTENINKICARILTAQSRQKSYADQRRKLLEFEVGEHVFLRVTPTTGIGRAIKTKKLNPIYIGPFEILKRFGPVAYKVALPPHLSNLHDIFHMSQLRKYTSDVAHVLEPESAELKENLTFQVTPVRIDDINVKKLRGKHVPLVNVAWERAGVEKHTWELESEMRKDFPKIFSELNGD from the exons ATGGCTCCGTATGAAGCCTTGTATGGACAGAAGTGCCAATCTTCGCTTTGTTGGTATGAATCTGGTGAAGCAAGTGTTTTAGGTCCTGAGGTAATAGTAGAGACTACCGAGAATATTAACAAGATTTGTGCAAGGATTCTAACTGCTCAGAGTCGACAGAAGAGCTACGCGGACCAAAGAAGGAAACTACTAGAGTTTGAAGTGGGAGAACATGTATTTCTTCGGGTGACACCGACAACTGGGATTGGAAGAGCAATTAAGACCAAGAAGTTGAACCCAATATATATaggaccgtttgagattctgaaGAGATTTGGGCCGGTAGCGTATAAAGTTGCCTTGCCACCTCATCTGTCTAACCTGCATGACATATTCCACATGTCACAACTCCGTAAGTACACGTCGGATGTGGCTCATGTGCTGGAGCCTGAGTCAGCTGAGTTGAAGGAGAACTTAACTTTCCAAGTAACGCCAGTGAGGATCGATGACATTAATGTGAAAAAACTGCGAGGAAAGCATGTTCCATTGGTTAATGTTGCTTGGGAGCGAGCAGGAGTTGAAAagcacacttgggaattggagtcTGAAATGCGAAAGGATTTTCCCAAGATTTTCtcag AGTTGAATGGGGATTAG